The genomic region TAGatatgttataacatttctattatagatatattatgacatttttattatagatatattatGACATTTCTATTATAGATATGTTATGACATTTCtattatagatatattataacatttttattatggaTATATTATGACATTTCTATTATAGATATGTTATGACATTTCtattatagatatattataacatttttattatggaTATATTATGACATTTCTATTAGagatatattgtttctatccCACTTACATTTTTACAGAGTGACTCTCTACTGCACCCAGTAATAGCGTTGCACACCCATTCCCCACCACGACACTCACAACTCGTACACACCGACCGTCTAGCGCTACCGTGTGGATAAACCATGTTTCTGCAACAAAGTTTTACGAAAAGGTTATATGACGTGCTTAATGATAAGACTTGGTCATTTATGGTGAAACAAGATGTTGCTCCAGTGCATGCAACATTAGAATATTACCTGTAGTAGCATGAACAACTTGATTTACTGACACATCTCCCAACAGATGAATCAAATACTTCGCCACTCGCGCATTCACAACCCTCCACACATTCCAAACTCTGTCATAatgtatattgttgttgtGATACAcaccattatgatgtcatacacaCTTACAGTATTACACTGATTGCCTGAGCTGACCATCTCgcatgtgacatcacaatcatcgATACATTCCTTCCATACCCTCCCGTCGAGGCATGACATTGAGCATGAGGCCTCATTTCTCCACGCAACGGGTCGACCAGCGATGGCACACGCACGAGCATATGCGCTGAACACGCCACATTTACAACTTGTAGCATCAGCTTTAAACTTATGCATGCAGTGACACACATCATGTTGACACATGTTGATGTAAGGTGATGGGTCAACTAGGTTGTTGCAAGCTTCAAATGCAcctggtgtatatatatatggtaaacataaaataaatacacatggtgtatatatatatggtaaacataaaataaatacacatggtgtatatatatatgtagagATATTGTTTAGTTGTTATGTCAGCACAGCTTACCGAGTTTCATCTGAGCGCACATAACGGCCGCGTGAGTTTTATAACTTGATGACAAAGTACACGCATCGACGGTCACCCCCGTCGTAACTTGGTTGGTTGCGCAAGAAACATCGGTCTTCCATGAATTACCAAACGCTGCAACATCTAATGTTGTGGCACCAGATGGCGTAGTGAAATCATCGCCTTGGTTAAGATTATAAACCCCACATAAACCCTCAACCTTGTTCATTAGGTTGGGTTGTATCTTCAAATAAATTCGATTGTTTCCATCCCACGTTAGTTCAAACCCAGGTGTGGAAACTCGGATAAATACTGAAGATATTCGTTCAAGTTTAAGGTTCAATGTTCGATCATGGTGTGGTAGAGTGATGACTGCATTGTTCGACACAACCCTTGTGTTGGACATCAACTCATACACACCCCCTCCAGATATTTTGAACGAGATTGTTTTCTTGCATTCTTCTTCATCATAGAAACCACAGCCATGGTTTTGAACCCAAACCGCAAACGATTCTTGCGTACCAAGTTTGGTTTGAAGCAAAACGTATTCGCAACCTCCTGCAAACTAAATATAATGCGGGGAATGAATGTTATTAATTATACTTGCAACAACAGTCCATATATCATAGGtgttgtttcatgcaccttgtgctcgcttacaagttaccacagatgcaacttatttaaccttgcATGAcggtgcaacgacagtcgttataacacgggtgttctgtttcatacacctcatgctcgcttacaagttaccttgtatgtgactctgtgggtgattgttattatttatggctgataaattagacaacccattaatgacacCGGTGATGGGACAATTGCCATTAACTGTCTTATTCAATGACACAAACGCCCGCACATGAAAAGTTAGTTCGCCCAAGTACCTGGTATTGTCTTCCATCGAATGTGATGTAATGATCCTcccctatgacatcacaagtagCAGGGCATTGTTGGTCGGTACAGTTCCATCTTCCTCCGTTACAAGTACAATTATTACAATCTtgtttgatgacatcaccatgTTGGAACACTTCCCCTGCTTTCATACAAGGACACGATCGTAGTTCAACACAGATGTCCCGTGTCATGTCAAGCATTGTACCTGCACATAACAACAACCTCTAATTATACATTGCCCCAACATACAAAAAAGCCACAAAAAGGGGGTTTGCTATCCCTGAAGCTACCTGGTTGTGGTGCCACAAACACCCACCTGTGGGACAATGACAACCGTCAACACAAACATCGTTGCCACACTCCCGATCAAAGTGAGAACTCTCGCATGTCACGGGACATGAACTTCCACATTCGCTGTAAATCTTCCCTCCATTGCATTGGATGCCTGGAATAATGGGGTGTTATGAGGTactgacagtcgttatatcacgggtgtttcatacacctcgtgccagcttacaagttaccacgtatgtaacttatttatcctcgcatggcggggcaacgacagtcattataacacagttgttctgtttcatacacctcatgcccgcttacaagttactacgtatgtaacttatttatcctcgcatggcggggcaacgacagctgttataacacgggtgttcagtttcatacacctcgtgctcgcttacaagttaccacgtatgtaacttatttatcctcgcatggcggggcaatgacagccGTTATTACACGgttgttctgcttcatacacctcgtgcccgcttacaagttactacgtatgtaacttatttatcctcgcatggcggggcaatgacagccGTTATTACACGgttgttctgcttcatacacctcgtgcccgcttacaagttactacgtatgtaactttaatatatagttttaacacTCAGCAAATGTGACAACTTGTTAATTACCGCACAATGTCGGGTTCCTCCATGTTAGAACAACTCCCATGTAAGCACAACTTCTTGAGTAATGTGTGAGAGTACGGCATGAACAATCAAGCGAGCCACCGCAACTACATACATCCATCATACAACGTTGGATGTATTCCTGGGTACATTATGttaagtgatgtcataatgtgtattatgatgtcatacctGTGGTGGTATGATGTCATGACACGGAACGAACGCTTGACTGAGCAGCACACGGCACCGAGTCTCGACCAATGAGAGGGCTTCGTTGGTAAAACCTTGGCAAGGATGTGAGACATCTAGTGGCACAGGTTCGCACGAGGTAGAGGGAGACACCAAGTGGTAGTAGTTGCCAAAAGCATTTGGGTTCGTGAATTcctgtatgacatcacaataaagtATGATACTTCcattacatatttatatgccataataataataagtaaGACCATGAGTATAGCATCCCACCATTTGATCGTTAACAATGAAGTCATTATCTTCAAGTCCGTCATAATCCCCGCACAAACCACACATCTCATTCATCAATGAATCAGGAACCACTACGTAAACCGAGGCCTCATTGTCAAAGAATACGCGGacacctgtgatgtcataatggttgtTGATGTCatattggttttaattattacCCAACACTACCCACCTGACATCAAGCGAGCTACCGTGTAAACCCCCACCCTCTCCAACGCTATCGAGTTATCGACCGTCTTTGGCATCTTGATCAACTTATCGTTGTGTGTAGCTGTCGAGTTGGGGTACATGATAACTGTGTGCGTGGGGCCGACTTCAATGATCACTGAGCGTTTACATGAGGGGGTGCAATCATAGTTGTTAACAACCTaccaaaatattgttgttattattatttaactgAACAAATGTAAAGAAACCACAAAGCATGATTGGATATTAATGTACAGTCAAACTAAATGGTGAAATCtgatatatttaattaatatttaattaattactaattaatttgttaattgtttcataaTTGTTAATTAGTATTTAACCgttatttaattaatgtttaaattgttgtatCTGACCTACCGTGACCCGGAAAGTCCCTGAGCATTCATACGTCATAGCATAGGAACAATTGCCGggataataaaactttttcccATCGTAAGTGACGTAATGGTGCATCCCCCAAGTCGAGCAAACACTCTCATGGTCACGTGATGCTATACTTGTGACGTCAACAATAGGCACTACCTCACCGTTGACGTCACGATCCTGACATAATGACCCCGAGTAACCTTCTTGACACAAACACACATCCGGTTCAACACAACGGCCTCCGTTCAAACAATCGTTCACACATATAGCTGTGATGTTATAAAGGGGTTATACACGTCATAACCACGGCTGCATTGTTACATACCATTGTCACAATGATCGCCATTATATCCTTCCAAACACTCGCAAAGATCTTGGGCCACGCATCGACCGCCATGGAGACATTCCCCTCCACAATCAAAGTCAGCTGTAATAGGTTTATAACGTAACATCATGACGTGATTATGGCGTCATATACATACGTGTTTGACAATAATTTCCGGTCCATCCTCGAGAGCAAGAACAAATATTCGGGGCCGAACAATTCCCACCGTTCTGACATTGAATATCACAAACCGCTACAAATAAGTGAATTGCGATTTTGCACACATCATGACATCAGGcgcatgacgtcatacttacGTAGTTGGCATTGCTGGCCCATCCAACCGGCAACACACTGGCAGCGTTGAGGAGCAACACATTCTCCTTCGTTTAAACAAGCATCGCATATCGCTAcacatattatgacgtcaaatttaaaataacaaacgtgTATTATGACGCAACACATCCGAGATGTTACTTACGTGACTGGCACAATGTCCCTGAGTACCCGGTTCCCGAACAATCACAAGCCTCGGGTTCGGAACAAACCCCACCATGTTGGCACTTGTTACGACACACAGCTGTATTGTTACATTTGGTCAAAATAATAacgtatgtagcttatttatcctcacatggcggggcaacgacagtcgctataacacgaatgttctgtttcatacacctcgtgcccgcttaccagttaccacgtatgtaacttatttatcctcgcatggcagggcaacgacagttgttataacacgagtgctctgtttcatacacctcgtgccagcttacaagttaccacgtatgtaacttatttatcctcgcatggcggggcaacgacagtcgctatgacacgggtgttctgtttcatatacctcgtgccagcttgcaagttaccacgtatgtaacttatttatcctcgcatggcggggcaacgacagtcgcaataacacgagtgttctgtttcatacacctcgtgcccgcttacaagttaccacgtatgtaacttatttatcctcgcatggcggggcaacgacagtcactataacacgagtgttctgtttcatacacctcgtgcccgcttacaagttaccacgtatgtaacttatttatcctcgcatggcggggcaacgacagtcactatgacacgagtgttctgtttcatacacctcgtgcccgcttacaagttaccacgtatgtaacttatttatcctcgcatggcggggcaacgacagtcgcaataacacgagtgttctgtttcatacacctcgtgcccgcttacaagttaccacgtatgtaacttatttatcctcgcatggcggggcaacgacagtcgcaataacacgagtgttctgtttcatacacctcgtgccagcttgcaagttaccacgtatgtaacttatttatccttgcatggcggggcaacgacagtcgcaataacacgagtgttctgtttcatacacctcgtgccagcttgcaagttaccacgtatgtaacttaatcgttataacacgggtgttctgtttcatacaccttgtgccagcttgcaagttaccacacatgtaacttatttatcctcgcatggcggggcaacgacagtcgcaataacacgagtgttctgtttcatacacctcgtgcccgcttacaagttaccacgtatgtaacttatttatcctcgcattgcagggcaacgactgtcgttataacacgggtgttctgtttcataaacctcgggTGTgattttcatgtatggctgataatatggacaacccattagtgaccactgggttggagcaattgccgctaaATGTCTTCCCTAGGCACACATgcgcccataatggtagcagcgacgagcctagaacccattacctcttagaggcagacgcgctaaccgCTTCGTCACGGCGCGGAACATTAAccactattatgacgtcatagttaccTATTGTGCATTGCTGCCCAGTCCATCCATCGCAACAAGCAGCGACCTCTTTCGTTTCTTCGATTGTTTTCGTCACAATGAAGGGTTCAATGGACGATCTgcagcattgttacgtcacaaaatgCATTATTGCACTATATAACGTAATTAcagcactgtgacgtaactataGCCCGTAACGATGACGTATGCTCCCATTAAAATGAAGGCTTGCTTTAGCTGCCTACGTCATCATCGTAGGTCAGGACTAAGGAAGCCTTCGCTTTATGGGAAGTTTGAGGCAAAAAATAGTGCCAGTCTTAGACGGGTGGTGGGGTAGCGAAGTTATGGTTGTCCCAGTCTTGGGGGGTTGGTGGGGTAGCGACAGTTATGGTTGTCCCAGTCTTGGGGGTTTGGTGGGGTAGCGACAGTTATGGTTGTCCCAGTCTTGGGGGGTTGGTGGGGTAGCGACAGTTATGGTTGTCCCAGTCTTGGGGGGTTGGTGGGGTAGCGACAGTTATGGTTGTCCCAGTCTTGGGGGGTTGGTGGGGTAGCGACAGTTATGGTTGTCCCAGTCTTGGGGGGTTGGTGGGGTAGCGACAGTTATGGTTGTCCCAGTCTTGGGGGGTTGGTGGGGTAGCGACAGTTATGGTTGTCCCAGTCTTGGGGGGTTGGTGGGGTAGCGACAGTTATGGTTGTCCCAGTCTTGGGGGTTGGGTGGGTTAGCGACAGTTATGGTTGTCCCAGTCTTGGGGGTTGGTGGGGTAGCGACAGTTATGGTTGAACTATAACAGGCTGAACCAATCTTACAGCCGGTAACTACAGATCTATATTTAGGAACTAACGATTGCATTGAAACAATCGTAAACTCTCACCGATTTAACGAACAATATTCCATTCCGTCGACGCTTTGTtttgctattatgacgtcaccatccTGTCTATTCGAACATAACtgatagtttaaaacattccAAACCGTTCGCGATTCTTCGACTTGCACTTCTTTCTCGGTTGTTATGGTGACAGGACAtacactgtgacgtcaccattagttgtttcgtcataatacttatattattattacgtcacaatacttaCTTTTCCTGCGCATACGTCACCGCCACTATAACGACGGCGAACAGTAATAATCtcatattgttacgtcacaataaatcGCGACGAGGAAACTTTGAGAAATGAAATCTTGGAATCGCGATTGGTTTATATACcatgattgttacgtcacaatccacGTTTGTTGTTGAGGATGAAAGTTCCAACATATTGTTTATTCGACAACAATTGATCGATGAAACTTAACAATCGCTGAACAAACAACGAAttgttgacgtcataatacctctAACTTCATCTCGAACAcctctgttacgtcataataaaataataaggaAAAGTTCACGGCGTAATGTTCTAATCTCCGCGTTAAGTAGttggccacgtcacaataccttcgtttgttttgttaagAATAGTTTTTCATCCGGGTACAAAGAAAACATCCGTGTTCATACGGATTGGGCCATGGGAAAAATTGCTCGATTTATTTTTGAACGTttcataattaaacaaagaaacacaaaattattctaaataaatttatttgaaatataaattctTGTCGTCGTTAATGTCTTGATAAATATGTTCGTTGTTTGATTTTCCCTCCACAGGGGGGCGTGGGATGAATTGAACATAGTTACGGGGAATCTCATTGTTATGGCTCCCCCCGCTGACCAATTGCATTGTGGGTCGTTGTTTTTTAATCGACATGGACCCCATGTTCCTTCCGAGCAGAGAAACATCGTGCATGGAATCCATGGGTGGATACCTCACTTCAGTGATGTCGATACCCTCGTATATATCATCGGATTCCTCCGATATTTGATGAACTATCTTTGGTTTCCTTCTATGTTCCCACGGTATCGGATTCGATTCAATACGTGATGACTTATTCAAACGCTGTCGCTCCATTGGTTGGTTTGAACGAGGCATGGTTGCTGATTGGCTCATGGGGAGTGCTGTGACGTAATTATCCGACTTGCGACTCTTTCTACCACCTAGTGGCTCGCTGGTAAACTTTAAACCCGGAAATCGATTGAAAGTGTCCTGTACTGCCATCGAGCGGCCGGTATGAGTCGAGCTTAGCGAGCACCGAGCATGAACAAGGAAGAAATCCATCCCCACCCTGGTTAGGTTTGCTTTCCAACATCCGGATGTTGTTAAACTTTGTGGTTGAAACAAGAAAGCTTCCTGTGGTTTGTGATAAATATATCCAAGCCTCATCATTAAACCTTCTGCAACTTTAGGGGAAAAGTTGTCGTGCATCACGTATTGGTAGTGACCGGAGTATTTCTGTCGACAAATATGACGtctatgtttaatttgtagttacaacataacatataaCACTGGAGGAAAGCGACCTCTTGTTGAAGTCGATGaaaggaaacaaaataaacaattcctGCTTTATCTAGAAAGAGAATTTCCTTCGTTTAGAAATCTTTCTCTTTTTCCTTATTACTCAACCCACCTTAACTTTGAAGTAAGATTTCCGCCAAGGTGCGTTTAATATTCGCCATGAATACCAACTTAGAATAAGAAACACCGACGCAAATTCCCCCCAAATATTAGTGATACCATCATGCTTGTTTCTGgaaggaaaatatttattcatattagtTGACAAACTCCGcatacataatatacaaacatataaatatgtcTCTTGGATTACGACAGTAATACAGCAGTGAaggtttaataataattaaaactaaaagacaggatataacgataaaacaacagttgttaaaacacgcttacagttgaaacatttaacatttaatgaaaaaaataagcgtggtcgctacacctggCAGACAAACAacgatttatttattttaagttaaacttttaataaaaacaaaagtttgcgtaaagacacgacccGTACAATATGGATCGACTTATTACGTTTATGGTGCTTACTGTAAAACATATTGATCAAAATTCCTTGACACATGATAACTATCGTCAACCTCTCCTCCACTTGTTAGGAAAGATTCAGCTGCGTgcaaaacttgtttatattccTCACTGTCTTTAATCTTCTCTTCATCAGCAGCCAGTGGTTGTCTGGAATGTAATAACCGTTAATTTTAGCTATATCGAACTATCGAAGTCGGCTTAGACAAAAACggacactttttaacactagtgaagaatcctccggtacgttacagattagacTCGTGGAAAGCGTTAGAGGTTGGAGCTTAGGGGTTATAGGGGGTTGGTGGTTAtaggagttaggggttagcaaataaggtgaggggaagattcttcactagcaccaaaattttcactggatCACTGATACTTTGAATTATCAAGAGATAAAACGTTTTCTTACAATTCTCTTCGTTGAATGaagttatttttgtaaatattttcatatttttgtctttccatttcaaaacatttttactgaaATCTAAACctgcaaaacaaaacttcagtaaaaaataaaatcaagttaaactaCAAACGAATGTTAATAATTAAGTAGTTGcgtaatattaaagtttaaacatttgaaatgaaacaaataattCGTCCCAGCAACCGAACAAAAGGAAGTTACATTGGTCGTTTCGGCAACATAACACAACATTAATTTTCGATTTGAGTTTAGCTAAaggaattaaaacaaattatactaattttaataacccaaaaaaataatttattaatccTGAAAGTTTAAacgcaaattaaaaaaaaaatattaataatttaaagatTTCTATAAAAATGTCACCTTCGGATGTTTCGGCAAGGTTTGTTTATCAAGTTAGAATTCAACAactttcaatattttgttgaaaatgtcGTCGGTTGTTGCTCGTGCGTTAAATTCTTCCAAGaggattaaaattaaaccgaTCGTGTCTTCTAATCCCGACCAAGCTAAACGCCGGGTGTTAACGCTTTATAAACAATGGTTTCGTGCAGTTCCATTGATAAGTATGGAAGTTGAATGACTGAATATTTCAAGTTTAACATTACCATTATTATCGCAGTAAGAACATACCAACTGCCATACCCTGTTGAAACTGTACAagcaaaaattaaagaaaacttCATGAAAAATTCTCATGTCCGCGATGTGAGGGCAATCGACATTTTAATTATCAAGGTGAAATAAtgaatgttaattatttattcttgtgtaaCAGAGTACGGCAGTCCCTGTTGAGACCCTACGTGGCAAGACCGTTATTTTCGCACGCGCacgtgctatcattaaaaatcatttCCAAGCCAtgttaggaaatcttacttaatttaacacgcactttttttattaattaattagcGTGTGTGGGACAAATTATGGCATGCAGAAccaaagtttgtaaacaaaatcccACACGCACCTGCCATGGAAAGGAAACGacagtggtaactaatgggttgtcaacttagacaatcacccacaaagttacatacatgatatcATAACTTGTATGTAAGCACGCAGtggataaaacagaacacccatttCGTAACATGTGTTGTTGCCCCTTCTTGCGAAGATGAAGCAAATACATGCATTTAACTTATTTGGAAACAATCCCCCCAGGGTGAAATGGACCTCCAGGAAACTTTGCTCAACTGGAAGCAAGATTGCCACGTTCGAGATTATTTCGAACACCCGACCAAGATCCAAGAACCAACCGATTTTCTTGGAAAATTTTTGACccaaaaacattaattttcaaaacatttcttaTCTATGCGTCgtgaataaatttattggAACAAAAATTCATGTATTAATATATGGGTCAATAAACACACCCCCGCGCTCACATTCTAGGAAAGTTACATTCTGCGAATGCAGGTTTACATCGGTCACGGTGATTTCGTTAAAATTCCAATTGTTTGATGTTACAAGGGGCTTCCCCTCCTGCGATACAACTTTCTTACGAGGCCGTCCGATTGATCGGCGGAGCaaagaaacatttttcatCGGAAAACACTTTTTCTTCGTATCCACCTCAGGCTCATCGACAATCGTCTCTACTTTCtcctctatgacatcacaatcaacTTTATCAATTTCTTTGTTCTCTTTTTTTATCTCCATTTTCACGACCGATGAGCCACTAGGTGTCTCTGCTGGTTCAGTTTTCTCTGGTTCGTTCCAAACCTTGAAACAATCGattattgatgacatcacaatcaacaacaaacgCTTACTGGTCGTTGTCGTTTTTGTTTCCGACCTTTTCGTTTCGAATTTGTTTCCCTGAAAATAtttaacctgtcaatcaatcTATCACCCAAccccacctgtcaatcaaacactcACCCCTtcccacctgtcaatcaaacactcACCCCTtcccacctgtcaatcaaacactcACCCCTtcccacctgtcaatcaaacactcACCCCTtcccacctgtcaatcaaacactcACCCCTCCCCACCTTTCAATCAAACACTCACCCCTccccacctgtcaatcaaacactcACCCCTtcccacctgtcaatcaaactcaCCCAGCTTCGAACATGTCAATCAAAGTTTGGTCGAGAATATTTTCCTTTGGTTCCCACGTGCTGTGTCTATAAACATGATTTggaataattattaaataatcggttggtttggtcatttatatcctcgtgggcaggaacttgagtgacttatccatggttgccactcccatgtccacagtcgagttactgaagctattgcagtgtgtggataagcagacatgacttttggttggtttggtcatttatatcctcgtgggcgggaacttatccatggttgccactcccatgcccacagtcgagttactaatgctattgcagtgtgtggataagcagacatgacttttggttggtttggtcatttatattctcgtgggcgggaacttgagtgacttatccatggttgccactcccatgcccacagtcgagttactgaaactattgcagtgtgtggataagcagtcATGACTTTTcagttggtttggtcatttatatcctcatgggaACTTATTTATGGTTgcagaaataataaaatatccATGAACACATGTATTCTGATACACCAAACTCTCATAAGTTGAATATGTCGGTATATACACGAACATCAACATATCATACTTTCTTCTTAGCCAACGTACATGCAGCACTTACCGTGTAGACCAACCTTTCCATTTCACAAAGAATTCGTCTCTTCCCTAAgtttgaataatattaatcaaggaacttaaatttatcaaaacaaaccttttttgatctttttttactgattttttcTGCCTGATAAACATTTTCTCCGATATCGTTCATGTTGATTATGTGACACGCTTGACTGCGCACCATAGAATCGTCATTGTCGctctactgtgacgtcacaaatatcgctgttctgtgacgtcacttgaCCGCGCGAAGCAAACAAAGAacgaaatttattaaacacgAAACAAACGAACAAAATGCTTTAAATCATCCAGAATTACTTGGTGACGCGCTACCACTGGGTAGCGGCATtgaaaagaaagtttttaaagtcACGTGGTCGtcgtcattatgacgtaacaatgcatcCAATGTTAGAGTGACGAAAAGAAAACagggtattgtgacgtaaacaatACAAAGTATTTGTGAGGTTTGATCCAAAGTTCTGATTCCAAACAGCGCAATTATGACAACACAAACCaccattataaacaaaatgatcCACTTTGTTATGATTCTTTCCCGTGGCATCTAGAaatacattatgacgtcacaagggcattactatgacatcacaaaccttaTAGAAATCTTTAGCTGTCATTGCCATTGTCACCCcacttgtgatgtcacaatcatcATTGTCAACATTAGAATCAACCTCcttgtatgacatcatagaggGTTTGTCATCCAGTGTTTGTTGCGTAATAAtagatgtgacgtcataatcagaATGAGCtaataatgtaatgtaaattactttatcctcgcgtggccggaaaaccacagtcgttatcacacgggtttatcNNNNNNNNNNNNNNNNNNNNNNNNNNNNNNNNNNNNNNNN from Ciona intestinalis unplaced genomic scaffold, KH HT001221.1, whole genome shotgun sequence harbors:
- the LOC101242174 gene encoding otogelin-like protein; protein product: MRLLLFAVVIVAVTYAQENVCPVTITTEKEVQVEESRTVWNVLNYQLCSNRQDGDVIIAKQSVDGMEYCSLNRSSIEPFIVTKTIEETKEVAACCDGWTGQQCTIAVCRNKCQHGGVCSEPEACDCSGTGYSGTLCQSPICDACLNEGECVAPQRCQCVAGWMGQQCQLPVCDIQCQNGGNCSAPNICSCSRGWTGNYCQTPDFDCGGECLHGGRCVAQDLCECLEGYNGDHCDNAICVNDCLNGGRCVEPDVCLCQEGYSGSLCQDRDVNGEVVPIVDVTSIASRDHESVCSTWGMHHYVTYDGKKFYYPGNCSYAMTYECSGTFRVTVVNNYDCTPSCKRSVIIEVGPTHTVIMYPNSTATHNDKLIKMPKTVDNSIALERVGVYTVARLMSGVRVFFDNEASVYVVVPDSLMNEMCGLCGDYDGLEDNDFIVNDQMEFTNPNAFGNYYHLVSPSTSCEPVPLDVSHPCQGFTNEALSLVETRCRVLLSQAFVPCHDIIPPQEYIQRCMMDVCSCGGSLDCSCRTLTHYSRSCAYMGVVLTWRNPTLCGIQCNGGKIYSECGSSCPVTCESSHFDRECGNDVCVDGCHCPTGTMLDMTRDICVELRSCPCMKAGEVFQHGDVIKQDCNNCTCNGGRWNCTDQQCPATCDVIGEDHYITFDGRQYQFAGGCEYVLLQTKLGTQESFAVWVQNHGCGFYDEEECKKTISFKISGGGVYELMSNTRVVSNNAVITLPHHDRTLNLKLERISSVFIRVSTPGFELTWDGNNRIYLKIQPNLMNKVEGLCGVYNLNQGDDFTTPSGATTLDVAAFGNSWKTDVSCATNQVTTGVTVDACTLSSSYKTHAAVMCAQMKLGAFEACNNLVDPSPYINMCQHDVCHCMHKFKADATSCKCGVFSAYARACAIAGRPVAWRNEASCSMSCLDGRVWKECIDDCDVTCEMVSSGNQCNTSLECVEGCECASGEVFDSSVGRCVSKSSCSCYYRNMVYPHGSARRSVCTSCECRGGEWVCNAITGCSRESLCKNVSGIETIYL
- the LOC100184132 gene encoding uncharacterized protein LOC100184132, translating into MERQKYENIYKNNFIQRRELQPLAADEEKIKDSEEYKQVLHAAESFLTSGGEVDDSYHVSRNFDQYVLQNKHDGITNIWGEFASVFLILSWYSWRILNAPWRKSYFKVKKYSGHYQYVMHDNFSPKVAEGLMMRLGYIYHKPQEAFLFQPQSLTTSGCWKANLTRVGMDFFLVHARCSLSSTHTGRSMAVQDTFNRFPGLKFTSEPLGGRKSRKSDNYVTALPMSQSATMPRSNQPMERQRLNKSSRIESNPIPWEHRRKPKIVHQISEESDDIYEGIDITEVRYPPMDSMHDVSLLGRNMGSMSIKKQRPTMQLVSGGSHNNEIPRNYVQFIPRPPVEGKSNNEHIYQDINDDKNLYFK
- the LOC100179441 gene encoding NADH dehydrogenase [ubiquinone] 1 alpha subcomplex subunit 6-like, with protein sequence MSSVVARALNSSKRIKIKPIVSSNPDQAKRRVLTLYKQWFRAVPLIIRTYQLPYPVETVQAKIKENFMKNSHVRDVRAIDILIIKGEMDLQETLLNWKQDCHVRDYFEHPTKIQEPTDFLGKFLTQKH
- the LOC113475723 gene encoding chromobox protein homolog 2-like gives rise to the protein MVRSQACHIINMNDIGENVYQAEKISKKRSKKGRDEFFVKWKGWSTRHSTWEPKENILDQTLIDMFEAGETNSKRKGRKQKRQRPVWNEPEKTEPAETPSGSSVVKMEIKKENKEIDKVDCDVIEEKVETIVDEPEVDTKKKCFPMKNVSLLRRSIGRPRKKVVSQEGKPLVTSNNWNFNEITVTDVNLHSQNVTFLECERGGVFIDPYINT